The DNA window TCGGAACACCTCACGGACCTCGCGGAGGCGCTCGCCCCCCTCCTTCAAACCGCTGAAGACGATGAAGAGGAAAGGGAGATAACAGCCCTTGCCCTGCGGGGCGAGGCCCTTGCGCTGTCACTGAGGCTCATCCTTGAACAGGAACTCGAATGCCATGTCTACTGGGCGGAGAGAGAGGGCAAGAGGGTGAGACTCGCTGCAACCCCCATCGATGTCGCGTCTATTCTCAAATCACAGGTCTTCGATGTCCTCCCAAGGGCTGTCCTGACATCGGCAACCCTTGCGACGAGTGGTGACTTCGATTACATCAAGGAACGTCTCGGTTTGAGCGGTGCCAGGACCCTCCTCCTCCAGTCTCCCTTTGCCTATCATGAGCAGGTTGCGCTCTACATCGCCGATCATGTCAGTGAACCGGGTACCGACGAATTCGAGGATGAACTGATAGACCATATAAGAGATATCCTGAGAGTTACGATGGGCAGGACCCTCGTGCTCTTTACGAGCCACGGTCTTATGACAAGGACTTACGACGCTGTTTCGATTCCGGGCCTCCGGATACTCAAACAGGGCGACAGGGACAGTTACCGGCTGGTCAGGGAATTCAAGAGTGACAGCCATTCCGTCCTGTTCGGAACCTACACCTTCTGGCAGGGGATTGATATCCCCGGAGACGATCTCCGGTGTGTCATCATAACGAAGCTGCCCTTCGCCGTCCCGGACCAACCCGTTATCGAAGCAAGGATTGAGGCCCTCATGAGAGACGGCAGGGATCCCTTTTATCATTATCAGATACCGCAGGCCGCGATTCTCCTCAAACAGGGCTTCGGGAGGCTCGTGAGAACAAAGACGGACCGGGGGATCGTCGCGATTCTCGACCCGAGAATCAGGAGAAGGCGGTACGGTGTCCGGTTTCTGAAATCGCTCCCGGAGTGTAGAATGGCCGAATCATTGGGCGATCTCGAGGGCATGGTGAGTGGCGAGGAAGGCTTTGCATAGACGGTCCACGATGGAAATCAGACGTACATTTTGCCGTTATACGGAAAGGAGGGTGTCATGACGGAAAAATTAGGGTATGAGGAGTTTGTGAAAAAGGCGATCATCAGTCTGAGGAAGGAAGGGTACAAGGGGATTCACACGGTCTTCTCGGGATTCAATGAGGCCTTCAAGAAATACTACGACGGTGAAAACCCCATCGAAGTGACGAACCGGTTGGCCCAGGAAGGAAAGATCGTCATAAGGCCGGTAAAGGGCGGTGTGATGCTCTACCTTCCGGAGGATGCGCCTGCGCCGAAAGGTTCAGGAGATGAGGCGCTGAAAAAGATGGGGATAGGGTAATGCCTGGCATTCCTGAGGAAGCAAAGATGCTGCGGGGTCTTTGGGGCGGCTTCCAGTCAGCGAGGGTGTTATTGACCGCGAACAACTTCGGGGTTTTTGATCACCTGAAATCCGCGAGGAAGGCCGAGGATATTGCCGCTCTCCTAAGAACGGACAGGAGGGCAACAGAGATACTCCTCGATGCCTTGACGGGATTAGGACTCTTGAAGAAGACCGCCGGGAGATACAGGAACGCTGCCATGGCAAGCCGCTTCCTCGTCAAGGGGAGTCCCCTCTATCAGGGAGACATCATGCGCCACGCC is part of the Thermodesulfovibrionales bacterium genome and encodes:
- a CDS encoding helicase C-terminal domain-containing protein, which codes for MAGAVSHALEAAEHLIVEAGTGVGKSLAYLIPLIERVLDGDGTDGSGRRRAVVSTYTKTLQRQLVDTELPFLRDHIFRGLRFALCLGSENYICLRRLDQAKTHGLFEMDERKTIQALLKWVKKTDTGTRSEIDLPHSVWKRVCRESDICYGKECKKFAVCFYQEAKSVERKAHILVTNHHLFFANVASGWNVIPPFDTVVFDEAHELEDVASNYLGVEVSLSGLRHFLDSLLGQQGKGLLSRLRWIPSGTHREMKDRIDLIRMRGEVFFHELSERLKDSSTLRITGKDFMENSLSEHLTDLAEALAPLLQTAEDDEEEREITALALRGEALALSLRLILEQELECHVYWAEREGKRVRLAATPIDVASILKSQVFDVLPRAVLTSATLATSGDFDYIKERLGLSGARTLLLQSPFAYHEQVALYIADHVSEPGTDEFEDELIDHIRDILRVTMGRTLVLFTSHGLMTRTYDAVSIPGLRILKQGDRDSYRLVREFKSDSHSVLFGTYTFWQGIDIPGDDLRCVIITKLPFAVPDQPVIEARIEALMRDGRDPFYHYQIPQAAILLKQGFGRLVRTKTDRGIVAILDPRIRRRRYGVRFLKSLPECRMAESLGDLEGMVSGEEGFA